A region from the Onychostoma macrolepis isolate SWU-2019 chromosome 18, ASM1243209v1, whole genome shotgun sequence genome encodes:
- the slc12a3 gene encoding solute carrier family 12 member 3, with protein MNLTTARSPFSVSSLSNGDDRKFSLGGCSSYDTDSVASRSSGVFSGYDTLDTPPSYDFYTNTEIFGRAKKSRPSLFQLHSNPQDDPSPPPLYEESSVDKQSPDEDEPTEPPPEPARFGWAQGVLIRCMLNIWGVILYLRLPWITAQAGIGLTWIIILVSSSITGITGLSTSAIATNGKVKGGGTYFLISRSLGPELGGSIGLIFAFANAVAVAMHTVGFAETVQVLMQESDVSMVDKLNDIRIIGVITVTCLLAISMAGMEWESKAQVLFFFVIMVSFASYIVGTIIPATPQKQAKGFFSYRADIFAANFVPGWRGPEGSFFGMFSIFFPSATGILAGANISGDLKDPNIAIPRGTMLAIFWTTVSYLIISATIGSCVLRDASGDINDTVSSLSGECLGVGCNYGWNFTDCMTNKTCPYGLSNYYQSMSLVSAFAPLISAGIFGATLSSALACLVSAPKVFQCLCKDKLYPGIGFFGKGYGKNNEPLRSYLLAYIIAICFILIAELNTIAPIISNFFLCSYALINFSCFHASITNSPGWRPTFRFYSKWLSLLGAVVSVIIMFLLTWWAALIAIGIVIFLLGYVLYKKPDVNWGSSMQASSYSMALSQCVGLNHVEDHIKNYRPQCLVLSGPPCMRPSLVDFISTFTKNQSLMICANVMPTGGPSPGAVDSAKISTHLKWLDKRRIKSFYHTVVADDLRVGVQMLLQSTGLGRMKPNVLVMGFKKNWRKAQPSNIENYIGILHDAFDLQYGLCVLRMKEGLDISRTMQAHVNLGFEISTEQALDTRSSTATTSPTIDTSLDPEELMATSQPTTAFQTRQGKKTIDVYWLSDDGGLTLLVPYLLTRKKRWGRCKVRLFVGGEAQQVDEQKQELKALISRFRLGFQDIQVLPDINGKPQSEHIKRFEDLIAPYRVSSVQKDGQEVDETTKDFSWMVSDEEMETFRAKSLRQIRLNEVIQDYSRDAALIIVTMPVGRRGACPSSLYMAWLEIVSRDLRPPVLLVRGNQENVLTMYCQ; from the exons ATGAACCTCACAACTGCCAGAAGCCCTTTCTCAGTCTCTTCATTGAGCAATGGAGATGACCGTAAGTTCAGTTTGGGGGGATGTAGCAGTTATGATACCGACAGCGTGGCCTCCCGCAGCTCTGGAGTCTTTTCTGGATATGACACGTTGGATACTCCGCCGAGTTATGACTTTTATACCAACACTGAGATTTTTGGGAGAGCAAAGAAGTCAAGACCTTCTCTCTTTCAGCTACACTCCAACCCACAG GACGACCCTTCTCCACCTCCTCTCTATGAGGAGTCGAGTGTGGACAAACAGAGTCCAGATGAAGATGAACCCACAGAACCTCCTCCAGAACCGGCCCGTTTTGGATGGGCTCAGGGAGTCCTG ATCCGCTGTATGCTGAATATCTGGGGTGTTATTCTGTACCTGAGGCTTCCCTGGATCACAGCTCAGGCAGGGATTG GACTGACTTGGATTATAATCTTGGTCTCCTCCTCTATAACGGGCATCACTGGCTTGTCCACATCGGCCATTGCCACTAATGGAAAGGTTAAAGGAG GTGGAACATATTTTCTGATCTCTCGTAGTTTGGGTCCAGAACTAGGAGGCTCGATTGGGCTTATATTTGCTTTTGCTAATGCGGTAGCTGTAGCCATGCACACTGTTGGCTTTGCTGAAACAGTACAGGTGCTCATGCAG GAGAGTGATGTTAGCATGGTGGACAAACTAAATGATATCCGTATCATTGGAGTGATTACTGTCACCTGTCTGCTGGCCATCTCAATGGCTGGAATGGAATGGGAGTCAAAG GCCCAGGTCTTGTTCTTCTTTGTCATCATGGTCTCCTTCGCCAGTTACATTGTGGGAACCATCATACCAGCCACTCCACAGAAGCAAGCCAAAGGATTTTTCAGCTACCGAG CTGATATTTTTGCGGCAAACTTTGTGCCCGGCTGGCGTGGACCAGAGGGCAGTTTCTTTGGCATGTTTTCCATCTTCTTCCCCTCAGCTACAGGCATCCTTGCGGGGGCTAATATCTCTGGAGATCTCAAG GATCCAAATATTGCTATACCCCGTGGTACAATGTTGGCCATTTTTTGGACTACTGTGTCATATCTCATTATCTCAGCTACTATTG GCTCCTGTGTTTTGCGTGATGCTTCTGGTGATATAAATGACACTGTGTCATCTTTGTCTGGGGAGTGTTTGGGAGTGGGCTGCAACTATGGTTGGAACTTCACTGACTGTATGACCAACAAGACCTGCCCCTATGGACTCAGCAATTATTACCAG AGTATGAGCTTGGTGTCTGCGTTTGCTCCTCTGATCAGTGCTGGCATTTTTGGAGCCACTCTTTCCTCAGCCCTGGCCTGTCTGGTATCTGCTCCTAAGGTTTTCCAG TGCCTTTGCAAGGACAAGCTGTATCCAGGCATTGGATTTTTCGGGAAGGGTTATGGGAAGAATAATGAACCACTGAGAAGCTATCTGCTAGCCTACATCATCGCTATATGCTTCATTCTTATTG CTGAGTTGAACACCATTGCTCCCATCATCTCCAACTTTTTCCTCTGCTCCTACGCCCTCATCAACTTCAGCTGCTTCCATGCCTCCATCACCAACTCACCAG gcTGGCGTCCAACTTTTCGATTTTATAGCAAGTGGTTGTCTTTGCTCGGAGCAGTAGTGTCTGTGATCATCATGTTTCTCCTAACCTGGTGGGCTGCTCTTATAGCCATCGGCATAGTCATCTTCCTGCTGGGATATGTGCTGTATAAGAAACCCG ATGTCAACTGGGGTTCATCAATGCAAGCCAGCTCATATAGCATGGCATTGTCTCAATGTGTAGGTCTTAACCATGTGGAAGACCATATTAAAAATTACAG GCCACAGTGTTTGGTCCTCAGTGGGCCTCCCTGTATGCGTCCTTCCCTAGTGGATTTCATCAGCACCTTCACCAAGAACCAGAGCCTGATGATATGTGCAAATGTCATGCCAACA GGTGGACCTTCACCTGGCGCTGTGGACTCGGCCAAAATCAGTACTCATTTAAAATGGCTAGACAAGCGTCGCATTAAGTCCTTCTACCACACTGTAGTGGCTGATGACCTTCGTGTCGGTGTACAGATGTTGCTGCAG AGTACGGGTTTGGGTCGGATGAAGCCTAATGTCCTAGTGATGGGATTTAAGAAGAATTGGCGTAAAGCTCAACCAAGCAACATTGAAAACTATATTGGAATTTTGCA CGATGCATTCGATCTGCAATATGGTCTGTGTGTTCTTCGGATGAAGGAGGGTCTTGACATAAGTCGAACAATGCAAGCACATG TGAATTTAGGGTTTGAGATTTCTACTGAGCAAGCACTTGACACAAGGAGCTCAACTGCTACTACATCACCCACAATTGACACATCAC TGGACCCTGAGGAACTAATGGCCACATCCCAGCCAACCACTGCATTTCAGACTAGACAAGGAAAGAAGACCATTGATGTGTATTGGCTCTCTGATGATGGGG GTCTGACACTATTAGTGCCTTATCTCCTGACCCGTAAGAAGCGCTGGGGCAGATGCAAAGTGAGGTTGTTTGTTGGAGGTGAAGCTCAACAGGTTGATGAGCAGAAACAAGA GCTCAAAGCTCTGATCAGCAGGTTCCGTCTGGGTTTCCAAGATATTCAAGTCCTTCCGGACATCAATGGAAAACCACAGTCTGAGCa CATTAAAAGATTTGAAGACCTCATAGCTCCGTACAGAGTAAGTTCAGTCCAAAAGGATGGTCAAGAAGTCGATGAGACAACAAAGGATTTCTCCTGGATGGTGTCTGATGAAGAAATGGAAACGTTCAGAGCTAAG TCCCTCCGGCAAATACGCCTGAATGAAGTTATTCAAGATTACTCAAGAGATGCTGCACTGATCATTGT aacgATGCCTGTGGGGCGAAGAGGGGCGTGTCCCAGTTCCCTTTACATGGCTTGGCTAGAGATTGTGTCCCGTGACCTTCGACCTCCAGTTCTTCTTGTCCGAGGCAATCAGGAGAATGTGCTGACGATGTACTGCCAGTGA
- the herpud1 gene encoding homocysteine-responsive endoplasmic reticulum-resident ubiquitin-like domain member 1 protein — MEDCKVSDKETISLVIKTPNQFHGDQLIEGVRVDWTVKDLKCHLSKVYPTNPAEKDQRLIYSGKLLQDNLLLNDVFSKVPSEPKPVLHLVCAVRPQPAAQLGARPKVTSTQQQSSQPSPLTASQSSESPGPSVTSVPSMDGLRQRGHADWPGTNTSTSVTAAMTHPAFPTYSLYSPQQLLWLQQMYARQYYMQYHAAMAAAASAPMTAPASSLPVGPHQAAVPAALPNQGPINDLPANQNAPGPAFINPEGANQNLRMNAQGGPVMEDEEDMNRDWLDWVYTASRLGVFLSIVYFYSSVSRFILVMSSLVIMYLHTAGWFPFRRRPQDRPHNLPAPEVIQNQQNQNEDRHPGPVPPPAEVEDAGVAEPAMTAMPVPPVRPPILWTTWVFFKAFFASLIPEAPQGVAN; from the exons ATGGAAGATTGTAAGGTCTCGGATAAAGAGACGATCTCGCTGGTCATTAAAACGCCCAATCAGTTTCACGGCGATCAGCTGATCGAGGGAGTTCGCGTGGACTGGACTGTGAAAGACCTCAAATGTCACCTCTCCAAGGTTTATCCCACCAACCCG GCTGAGAAAGACCAAAGACTCATTTACTCAGGCAAGCTGCTTCAGGACAACCTGCTTCTCAACGATGTTTTCTCAAAG gttCCTTCAGAACCCAAGCCCGTTCTTCACCTGGTGTGTGCTGTGAGACCCCAGCCTGCTGCCCAACTTGGAGCAAGACCCAAG GTGACATCTACACAGCAGCAGAGTTCCCAGCCCTCCCCACTAACTGCTAGCCAAAGCTCAGAGTCTCCAGGACCATCCGTGACCTCTGTACCCTCCATGGACGGCCTTAGACAGCGAGGTCATGCCGACTGGCCTGGCACTAACACATCTac GTCTGTAACCGCAGCAATGACCCACCCAGCTTTCCCCACGTACTCCCTTTACAGTCCGCAACAGCTCCTGTGGTTGCAGCAGATGTATGCCCGCCAGTACTACATGCAATA TCATGCTGCCATGGCAGCCGCCGCCTCCGCTCCAATGACCGCCCCTGCTTCCTCACTCCCTGTTGGCCCTCATCAAGCTGCTGTACCTGCGGCCTTACCCAATCAAGGCCCTATCAACGACCTGCCAGCTAATCAGAATGCCCCAGGTCCTGCATTCATCAACCCAGAGGGAGCCAATCAGAATCTGCGAATGAATGCCCAGGGTGGGCCTGTGATGGAAGACGAGGAGGACATGAACCGCGATTGGCTGGATTGGGTGTACACCGCATCCCGGTTGGGTGTCTTCCTGAGCATCGTGTACTTCTATTCCAGCGTGAGCCGCTTCATCCTGGTCATGAGCAGCCTGGTTATTATGTACCT aCACACAGCAGGCTGGTTTCCTTTTAGACGGAGACCCCAAGATAGGCCTCACAATCTGCCAGCACCAGAGGTCATTCAGAACCAACAAAACCAAAATGAGGACAGACATCCAGGACCT GTGCCGCCCCCTGCTGAAGTGGAGGATGCTGGTGTTGCTGAACCCGCCATGACGGCAATGCCTGTTCCCCCAGTTAGACCACCCATCCTATGGACAACCTGGGTGTTTTTCAAAGCCTTTTTTGCTTCTCTGATACCTGAGGCTCCACAGGGTGTTGCAAACTGA
- the cetp gene encoding cholesteryl ester transfer protein, whose protein sequence is MERSAALLLVLALVKISCCCLDPPAAYRFTGAVCRLTYPAAAVLNEKTTEVIQAAFQHAKYPSVEGQRSIGFGTVKYGFHNLEIHNLSIGKSEFELKENEGIGISISNVSAAFKGTINYGYGSWLLDLKQSVDFEVESQIDLVINPKLYCGKGKVAADTSDCYLTFHKLKLLLQGDREPGWLKRMFTDIVTFTVKLVVKSQICKEINNVANILADFIQEQAEQFLSDGDIGVDISVTSSPIIKSNYIESYHKGLVIYNNTKSELTTSIFNPSQLTENRMLYFWFSDGLLDPLMAAVHHDGRFIRNISGTELMDLFQTELSSARPELLNKWLSSEGPMLIARSVSVPHLWTTTEGTSVRTVAGVELLLNSQDMPTLYFETDVTVVANASYAEKKLILKANAERISITNISTSEGPTEMEENLRSYLQEAVEKMGIPKVISYLEPELTALMDEQGLNLFDVINPEVLPQDGYVIVRLDFGFPQHLLVEFLKRTLN, encoded by the exons ATGGAGAGGAGTGCTGCGCTGCTCCTGGTTCTTGCTCTGGTCAAAATTAGTTGTTGTTGTCTGGATCCTCCCGCTGCCTACAGGTTTACAGGAGCAGTTTGCAGGCTTACATATCCTGCCGCTGCAGTTC TGAATGAGAAAACTACTGAAGTCATACAGGCCGCTTTTCAACATGCCAAATATCCCAGCGTAGAGGGACAACGATCAATAGGCTTTGGGACGGTGAAATATGGATTCCACAA CTTAGAGATCCATAACCTTTCCATTGGAAAGAGTGAGTTTGAGCTGAAGGAGAATGAAGGAATAGGGATCtccatttcaaatgtttctGCTGCATTCAAAGGGACCATCAACTATGGTTATGGCAGCTGGCT ACTCGACCTAAAACAGTCAGTGGATTTTGAAGTAGAGTCACAAATCGACCTGGTCATCAATCCAAAACTAT aCTGTGGAAAGGGCAAAGTGGCTGCAGACACATCAGACTGTTACCTCACGTTTCACAAACTGAAGCTGCTCCTGCAGGGAGACAGAGA GCCTGGCTGGCTGAAAAGAATGTTCACAGATATTGTGACTTTCACAGTGAAGTTAGTAGTGAAGTCACAG ATCTGTAAGGAAATAAACAATGTGGCTAACATACTAGCAGACTTCATACAGGAGCAAGCAG AACAGTTTCTTAGTGATGGTGACATTGGTGTGGATATCTCTGTGACTTCTTCCCCAATCATCAAATCTAATTATATTGAATCATACCATAAG GGTTTGGTTATTTACAATAATACGAAATCAGAACTCACCACCTCGATATTTAACCCGTCACAACTGACCGAGAACCGCATGCTGTACTTCTGGTTTTCTGATGGGCTTCTTGACCCGCTAATGGCCGCTGTACACCATGATGGACGATTTATTCGCAATATCTCTGGAACAGAACTCATG GATCTGTTTCAGACAGAGCTGTCCTCAGCCAGGCCTGAATTGTTGAACAAG TGGCTGTCCTCTGAGGGTCCGATGTTAATAGCGAGGAGTGTGTCAGTTCCACACTTGTGGACCACCACAGAGGGCACATCTGTCAGAACTGTGGCTGGAGTCGAGCTCTTACTGAACAGTCAAGACATgccaacactttattttgagacA GATGTGACAGTTGTTGCAAATGCCTCATATGCAGAGAAGAAACTAATTCTGAAGGCCAATGCAGAGCG TATTTCTATAACAAACATTTCCACATCAGAAGGACCCACTGAG ATGGAGGAGAACTTGAGAAGTTATCTTCAGGAGGCTGTGGAAAAAATGGGAATCCCCAAAGTCATATCAT ACCTGGAGCCAGAATTAACTGCTTTGATGGATGAACAGGGACTCAATCTCTTTGATGTCATCAATCCTGAAGTTTTACCTCAGGAT GGGTATGTGATAGTCCGGCTGGattttggttttccacaacatctGCTGGTGGAATTCCTCAAAAGGACGCTGAATTGA